The sequence TTCCCTTTCCTACTACGGCTACATATACCCGGCACCCCTGGTCGGCCGCCGGAGGCAGGGCTGGAGTAATCTTGCCCTGGCTGTCTCTACCAGGACCTGCCGACTTTCGACCCGGCTCCCCAGCTACCGGTGGCGGGTTATTGGGTTCGGGATTGGGGTCAGCTTTTTTCGGGTGCTCATCGGTTCCCGGGCTCACCGAAGCCGGCTGGTTATCCGGAGCTGGGTTGGTGGGACCAACTGCACCTGGTTCTTTCGGGATCGGCTGCTGGGCCGGGGGCGCCTGCACTAAGCTGCCACCCGCGGAGGAGGCTCCCGCCCGATCCCGACCCGCCGACCACTGGGCGTAGGCGGCCGGCCCCAGCAAAGCGACAGCCACCAGCAAGACAGCGATTAGGTACCAGCGCCTCTTTTTCAACGCTTATCCCACCCCAGGGCCCGGTAAACCATAACCGCAGCCTGGGCTCGGTTGACCGCGGTACCGGGGCGAAAACTCCCATCCTGGTATCCTTTGACAATTCCCTGGGCCGCCACCCTGGCCACGCTCTCCCGAGCCCAGGAGGAAATGCTGTCCCGATCCTTAAAGCTTAGTCCAGCTCCTGCCCCAGATAGCTTCAAAGCCCGGTCCAGCATGACGGCCGCTTCTTCCCTGGTCATCAACCGGTTGGGCCGGAAGCTATTGTCGCTGAAGCCGCGGACTACCCCGGCCTTGGCGGCGGAAGCTACTTCTTTAGCAAACCACTCATTGCCGCTAACATCGCTAAAGCGCCCTGCGCCGCTGCCCTCGAGCTTTAAGGCTCGGACCACCAGGCAAACAAATTCGGCTCGAGTGGCAGCACGCCCGGGCTGAAAGTGAGTACCGTCTGTTCCTTGAACAATTCCCGCTCCCGCTAAAGTCTCGATAGCTTCTTGGGCCCAAGCCCAGCCACCGGAATTAACGTCGGCAAAGCCTTTGCGGGCCGGTGGAGCTGGGGGAACAGTAAACTGGGGATTGGCGCCCAGTGATAAGTAAGCGTGAAGCGCTTTGGCTGCCGCCATGATGTTACCGATAGGGCCAAAACTCCCATCGGGGTTCCGGGCCTCGGTTGCCATGTAATCGATAGGAGTCGCTCCTTGACTGCTCTTCCAACTGGCTGGATCTTGACCTAGAAACCGCAGAGTGACAATTAGTTCGCTGGTGTCCACCACCGGATCCTCCGGGAAGGGCTGGGTGACGTATACGCTGCCGTCGTCCTGCAAATGCTTCTTGAGATAGGAAAGTCCCTTATCTATTGCCGCCTGTATCTCCTGACCGCTCTCCCATCCGGGTAAGTAAGTAAGAGCACGAATGGCTTGACAGGTGGACAAGAAATCGGGATAAAAAGTGCCGTCGAAGCTTGCCCCCCAGCTGCCTAAGGTATCATCGTTGGCCTGGCTTTGGTGCTTCAAAATATATTCGCGGGCATAGGCCGAATCGACCACGCTCAGATAACCAGCCTGACCTAAAGCTACATAAGCCGGTATGTCGCTATAGACGCTGTCGTCAAAGCCACCCCGGGGCTTCTGCCTTTCCTTTAAGGCGGAAGCCAATTGATCGGCCAAGTCCGTCCACCCCCATTGCTTGGCAATCAAGAGTTGCTGAGCCAAAGCTTTGGCGCTAGCTGCGCCGGGGTTCTTGAGGGTTTTGTAGACCGACCCCAAAACCGATTCCTGTAAGGTCTTGCCCTGGTATACCCACTGGTCTAGCGATATCCCTTCTTCAGCCAAAGTCAATATGTAGGCAGTGTCGGCATCAACGCTCTGCCCTTGAACGTACTGGTTATAGATGAACTCCACCGCCTGGCTGGCTAGCTGGCTATAGTTCCCAGCCGCATCCTCAGCTGCTTCTGCCGGAGGCGGGCTTGGTGTCGGAGCCAAGCCAATGGATACCGCCATGAAAACTAGCCCGATCACCGTCGTAGCTGCTGCCGCTCTGATGATACGCTCTAGCGTCTTAAAGACCATCCTTATCCCTACCTTCCTCAATAAATTAAAAACCCCTGCTCCAAACGAACAGGGGTATTGCTGCCCCATCCTGCGTAGGGAGCCCACCATGCCAGCCAGATACCAGGTCTCCTGGCTCAGGCTCACCGCTTCCTACGCCTTCCCAGGCTTGCCGCCCAGTGGCTCCTTGTAGGTTGCTCCCCATCACAGTGGCGCGACCGCGCCGGATTCGCACCGGCTTCCCTCGGTATCCAGCCCTATTTTACTTGGTCATTAATCTTTATTTGCAATCGGGTTATTTATTCTATATGCTT is a genomic window of Clostridia bacterium containing:
- a CDS encoding S-layer homology domain-containing protein, translating into MVFKTLERIIRAAAATTVIGLVFMAVSIGLAPTPSPPPAEAAEDAAGNYSQLASQAVEFIYNQYVQGQSVDADTAYILTLAEEGISLDQWVYQGKTLQESVLGSVYKTLKNPGAASAKALAQQLLIAKQWGWTDLADQLASALKERQKPRGGFDDSVYSDIPAYVALGQAGYLSVVDSAYAREYILKHQSQANDDTLGSWGASFDGTFYPDFLSTCQAIRALTYLPGWESGQEIQAAIDKGLSYLKKHLQDDGSVYVTQPFPEDPVVDTSELIVTLRFLGQDPASWKSSQGATPIDYMATEARNPDGSFGPIGNIMAAAKALHAYLSLGANPQFTVPPAPPARKGFADVNSGGWAWAQEAIETLAGAGIVQGTDGTHFQPGRAATRAEFVCLVVRALKLEGSGAGRFSDVSGNEWFAKEVASAAKAGVVRGFSDNSFRPNRLMTREEAAVMLDRALKLSGAGAGLSFKDRDSISSWARESVARVAAQGIVKGYQDGSFRPGTAVNRAQAAVMVYRALGWDKR